A region of Myxococcaceae bacterium JPH2 DNA encodes the following proteins:
- the pyrE gene encoding orotate phosphoribosyltransferase, translating into MAEPLARDRTRLLELLTERSFERRRVVLSSGKESDFYIDCKRTALLAEGHFLIGRLFLDAIRREAPTAVGAGGLTLGADPLASAVALSSYLAGQPLHAFIVRKEPKGHGTGQWIEGLAALGPGAPVAILEDVVTTGGSTLKAIERAQSEGLKVLGAFALVDRLEGGREAVEATGHRLTTLFTRKDFIP; encoded by the coding sequence TGGCGGAGCCACTCGCGCGCGATCGCACCCGTTTGCTGGAGCTGCTCACGGAGCGCTCCTTCGAGCGCCGGCGCGTGGTGCTGTCGTCGGGCAAGGAGTCGGACTTCTACATCGACTGCAAGCGCACGGCGCTGCTGGCCGAGGGACACTTCCTCATCGGCCGGCTGTTCCTGGACGCCATCCGTCGCGAGGCCCCCACCGCGGTGGGCGCGGGCGGCCTGACGTTGGGCGCGGATCCGCTGGCCTCGGCGGTGGCGCTCTCCAGCTATCTGGCGGGCCAGCCGCTGCACGCGTTCATCGTCCGCAAGGAGCCCAAGGGGCACGGCACGGGCCAGTGGATTGAAGGGCTCGCGGCCCTGGGCCCGGGCGCACCGGTCGCCATCCTCGAGGACGTGGTGACGACGGGCGGCTCCACGCTCAAGGCCATCGAGCGCGCCCAGTCCGAGGGCCTGAAGGTGCTCGGGGCCTTCGCGCTCGTGGATCGCCTCGAAGGGGGACGCGAGGCCGTGGAGGCCACCGGCCACCGGCTCACCACGCTGTTCACCCGCAAGGACTTCATTCCGTGA
- a CDS encoding TIGR00730 family Rossman fold protein: MAGSLRSVCVFCGSRPGARPEFREAATALGEELARRGLTLVYGGARVGLMGAVADGVVKSGGHVVGVLPRFMREKELAHGNLGELIFVDSMHERKALMAERSDAFIAMPGGFGTLDELFEITTWAQLGLHQKPMGLLDVGGYFQPLLAMVRGMVDAGFVPEAQAVPYAVSPEPRALVERLLQGPALPPVEKWLRRPEQT, translated from the coding sequence GTGGCTGGCAGCCTCCGCAGCGTCTGCGTCTTTTGTGGTTCTCGGCCGGGAGCGCGGCCCGAGTTCCGCGAGGCCGCCACTGCGCTAGGCGAGGAGCTGGCGCGTCGCGGCCTGACGCTCGTCTACGGCGGCGCGCGCGTGGGGCTGATGGGGGCGGTGGCCGATGGCGTGGTGAAGTCGGGCGGGCACGTGGTGGGCGTGCTGCCGCGCTTCATGCGCGAGAAGGAGCTGGCGCACGGCAACCTGGGCGAGCTCATCTTCGTGGACTCGATGCACGAGCGGAAGGCGCTGATGGCCGAGCGCTCCGACGCCTTCATCGCGATGCCCGGCGGCTTCGGGACGCTGGACGAGCTGTTCGAGATCACCACCTGGGCCCAGCTCGGCCTGCACCAGAAGCCCATGGGGCTCTTGGACGTGGGCGGCTACTTCCAGCCACTGCTGGCGATGGTGCGCGGCATGGTGGACGCGGGCTTCGTCCCCGAGGCCCAGGCGGTTCCCTACGCGGTGAGCCCCGAGCCTCGCGCGCTGGTGGAGCGGCTGCTGCAAGGCCCGGCCCTGCCCCCCGTGGAGAAGTGGCTGCGGCGGCCCGAGCAGACTTGA
- a CDS encoding rhomboid family intramembrane serine protease, translating into MSRPRRILDEPGGGAPGEPPPPEPPPGPRPRPWVCYGIIAGAVAMFLLDRFLARPIVDANGTMVGSLQPLALFGPVVQRGEYWRMLGAVFEHGGAMHLLFNMSVVVTLGFTLERGIGSLRFLGLSLVTALGAAASSLYFNFNIVTVGASGMILGWGGAMLPVATRQGRRELGFWLAQVAVISLLPGVSWAGHLGGFLFGLPCGLALRMGPRVYARALPLILFITAVVALLAAHPERRGVP; encoded by the coding sequence ATGTCGCGCCCGCGCCGCATCCTTGATGAGCCCGGAGGGGGTGCCCCGGGCGAGCCGCCGCCACCGGAACCCCCGCCCGGGCCGCGGCCTCGCCCCTGGGTGTGCTACGGCATCATCGCGGGCGCGGTGGCGATGTTCCTGTTGGACCGCTTCCTGGCCCGGCCCATCGTGGACGCGAACGGGACGATGGTCGGCTCGCTCCAGCCGCTGGCGCTCTTTGGCCCGGTGGTCCAGCGAGGCGAGTACTGGCGGATGCTCGGGGCCGTGTTCGAGCACGGCGGCGCCATGCACCTGCTGTTCAACATGTCGGTGGTGGTGACGCTGGGGTTCACGCTGGAGCGCGGCATCGGGAGCCTGCGCTTCCTCGGGCTGTCGCTCGTCACCGCGCTGGGGGCCGCCGCGTCGTCCCTCTACTTCAACTTCAACATCGTCACGGTGGGCGCCTCGGGGATGATCCTCGGGTGGGGCGGCGCCATGCTGCCCGTGGCCACTCGCCAGGGGCGGCGCGAGCTGGGCTTCTGGCTGGCACAGGTGGCCGTCATCAGCCTGCTGCCCGGCGTGAGCTGGGCCGGCCATCTGGGCGGCTTCCTCTTCGGGCTCCCGTGCGGCCTGGCCTTGCGCATGGGCCCGCGCGTGTATGCCCGCGCGCTGCCGCTCATCCTGTTCATCACCGCGGTGGTGGCGCTCCTGGCGGCCCACCCCGAGCGACGAGGCGTTCCGTGA
- the nadB gene encoding L-aspartate oxidase: MPHRFDFLVLGGGVAGLSFALQAARHGTVAVLTKRARGEGNTAYAQGGIASVLAPSDSFDAHIEDTLVAGAGLCHRDAVEVTVREGPDRVKELVALGAEFNRHAGGEFDLTREGGHSARRIIHSGDITGREVERALLAACDEQPNITFFPHTAAIDLILDARASSHGRSRCLGVYALLEGGGIERFLARVTVLATGGAGKVYLYTTNPDVATGDGVAMAYRAGAQVANMEFYQFHPTCLYHPEAKSFLISEALRGEGGKLRLKGGQTFMERYHAMGALAPRDVVARAIDAELKRTGDECVYLDMTHLGRAFLTERFPNIYATCKAFNIDMASQPIPVVPAAHYQCGGVVTDLSGRTSVPGLYAVGEVASTGLHGANRLASNSLLEGLVFGHRAVVAASEELATLPHPKEEPPPWDSGSAVDSDESVVVSHNWDEIRRLMWNYVGIVRTDKRLMRARRRLELLREEIRDYYWRFKVTRDVIELRNIAEVAHLIVDCASRRKESRGLHFTLDYPHSDDHLGQRDTVLSRGL, encoded by the coding sequence ATGCCTCATCGCTTCGACTTCCTGGTCCTGGGTGGTGGTGTTGCTGGACTCTCGTTCGCCCTGCAGGCGGCCCGGCATGGGACGGTCGCGGTGCTCACCAAGCGGGCGCGCGGCGAGGGCAACACGGCCTACGCCCAGGGAGGCATCGCGAGCGTGCTCGCGCCGTCGGACTCGTTCGACGCGCACATCGAGGACACGCTCGTGGCCGGCGCCGGCCTCTGCCACCGCGATGCCGTGGAGGTGACGGTGCGCGAGGGGCCGGACCGGGTGAAGGAGCTGGTGGCGCTCGGCGCGGAGTTCAACCGGCACGCGGGCGGCGAGTTCGACCTCACCCGCGAGGGCGGCCACTCCGCCCGGCGCATCATCCACTCGGGGGACATCACCGGCCGCGAGGTGGAGCGCGCCCTCCTGGCCGCGTGCGACGAGCAGCCCAACATCACGTTCTTCCCCCACACGGCGGCCATCGACCTCATCCTGGACGCGCGCGCGTCGTCCCATGGGCGAAGCCGCTGCCTGGGCGTGTACGCGCTCCTGGAGGGCGGCGGCATCGAGCGCTTCCTGGCGCGCGTGACGGTGCTGGCCACGGGCGGCGCCGGCAAGGTGTACCTGTACACGACGAACCCGGACGTGGCGACGGGCGACGGCGTGGCCATGGCGTACCGGGCCGGGGCGCAGGTGGCGAACATGGAGTTCTACCAGTTCCACCCCACCTGCCTGTACCACCCCGAGGCCAAGAGCTTCCTCATCAGCGAGGCCCTGCGCGGCGAGGGCGGCAAGCTGCGCCTCAAGGGCGGCCAGACGTTCATGGAGCGCTACCACGCCATGGGCGCGCTCGCCCCGCGTGACGTGGTGGCGCGCGCCATCGACGCGGAGCTCAAGCGCACCGGCGATGAGTGCGTCTACCTGGACATGACGCACCTGGGACGGGCGTTCCTCACCGAGCGCTTCCCCAACATCTACGCCACGTGCAAGGCCTTCAACATCGACATGGCCTCGCAGCCCATTCCCGTCGTGCCCGCGGCCCACTATCAGTGCGGTGGCGTGGTGACGGACTTGAGCGGGCGCACCTCGGTGCCGGGGCTGTATGCCGTGGGCGAGGTGGCCAGCACGGGCCTGCACGGCGCCAACCGCCTCGCGTCCAACTCGCTGCTGGAGGGCCTGGTGTTCGGCCACCGCGCGGTAGTGGCCGCGTCGGAAGAGCTCGCCACCCTGCCCCACCCGAAGGAGGAGCCGCCGCCCTGGGACTCGGGCAGCGCGGTGGACTCGGACGAGAGCGTCGTGGTGAGCCACAACTGGGACGAGATTCGCCGGCTGATGTGGAACTACGTCGGCATCGTTCGCACGGACAAGCGGCTCATGCGCGCCCGCCGCCGCCTGGAGCTCTTGCGCGAGGAGATTCGCGACTACTACTGGCGCTTCAAGGTCACCCGCGACGTCATCGAGCTGCGCAACATCGCCGAGGTGGCGCACCTCATCGTCGACTGCGCCAGCCGCCGCAAGGAGAGCCGCGGCCTGCACTTCACGCTCGACTATCCCCACTCGGACGACCACCTCGGGCAGCGGGACACCGTCCTGTCCCGAGGGCTGTGA
- a CDS encoding lytic transglycosylase domain-containing protein — protein sequence MRAIPALIAMVLFVAPVASGAESIYRYVEKDGTIVYTNVPPASGRKARRMQGSFAPAPSKSAPVQARSKAPPELDPHIAAAALRYRIPTALVRAIMHTESNYNPNALSSKGASGLMQLMPATASDMYVKDIFDSKDNIEGGVRYLRVLANMFDGDMVKMIAAYNAGPDAVRKYGGKVPPYTETQEYVRKVLQLYYHYKERERPAQAGGRELTPENDDAREGTGGDEPR from the coding sequence ATGCGTGCCATCCCCGCGCTCATCGCCATGGTCCTCTTCGTCGCGCCTGTCGCGTCGGGGGCGGAGTCCATCTACCGCTACGTCGAGAAGGACGGGACCATCGTCTACACGAACGTCCCGCCCGCCAGTGGGCGCAAGGCTCGGCGGATGCAGGGCTCGTTCGCGCCCGCACCCTCCAAGAGCGCGCCGGTGCAGGCCCGGTCGAAGGCCCCGCCGGAGTTGGATCCGCACATCGCCGCGGCGGCCCTGCGCTATCGCATCCCCACGGCGCTGGTGCGCGCCATCATGCACACCGAGAGCAACTACAACCCGAACGCGCTGAGTTCCAAGGGCGCCAGCGGGTTGATGCAGCTCATGCCGGCGACCGCGTCGGACATGTACGTGAAGGACATCTTCGACTCGAAGGACAACATCGAGGGCGGCGTGCGCTACCTGCGCGTGCTCGCCAACATGTTCGACGGGGACATGGTGAAGATGATTGCCGCGTACAACGCGGGGCCGGACGCCGTGCGCAAGTATGGCGGGAAGGTGCCCCCGTACACCGAGACGCAGGAGTACGTGCGCAAGGTGCTCCAGCTCTATTACCACTACAAGGAGCGCGAGCGGCCCGCCCAGGCCGGGGGCCGCGAGCTCACACCCGAGAATGACGACGCGCGCGAAGGGACGGGGGGAGACGAGCCCCGCTGA